In the genome of Spirochaetia bacterium, one region contains:
- a CDS encoding efflux RND transporter permease subunit: MKLSEFSVRRPVMMTMIYLLICIIAALSVKNLKQSLFPDVDMPVISVYADCTNAGPDEIESQVAEVLEDGFSSLENLKKMTSYSESDRCFIVLEYNYGTDLDDASSDVSDIITRVSDSLPDWCATPSVMKMDMSSNTVFMRLVLSGDENQKKLLDLADNTISPLISRISGVSEVEVRGGDSVYHVELDKNRMEALGLSYSDVVSALDDQNLEGTGGTFTQGTLNYNVNINTQYTSADEILNTIVTTLDGYAVRVKDIGTVTLKKETSYKESYLDGTSVISLSVSNDSDSNESTVAKAVKAALPSIQKQLPKGVKLTIERDETKMISTTLSEVYQNAIEGILLAGLIIFLFLRGFKSTFIIMLSMPISLLITLMFMYAFDISLNMMSMSGLILGIGMIVDSSIVILENTYRYRESGMLSVESAILGSNNMGNAIVASTLTTLCVFIPLILYKTKLEMIGMMFQDLIITVCIALLASLFVAMTLVPALSGSILKLHTRKDKPLKSRVLRTIDNALARFEEKMTNAYATALKYFLHRRLLLIILLVLLTLFSLSKVSNIGMSLTPTMNSDDEISLSLTMPSGTNKKYTKQELFAIQEKIQATLPKDSYTEIMAEVGASNTGSLDISLPDISKQKYSILDLKSKIRALLNDNPNATWTFDSGRGPTSNSAIDIAISSKDMDAIQETIDNIKTILADHVPTVQNIASDLDNGAPKIEAEVNLDLANELGVTADDIYTELEFALDGIEATSLTSLDPDDSYDFYVTLDSDKFTSISDLENLTIQTSEGAVTLGTFVTFKKTTAPASITRVDKVRVNHVTADAADGYSSSQALSSVQTALDKYLLLPDGVTLSQEGDMATFTSYAPTLILIILLALFLVFAVMAAQFESLIDPFIIFATVPLLLIGVIWIHIWMGQDFTLYSIVGIIALIGVVVNNGIVMVDTINQLVRKKMPVKQACITAAKTRLRPILMTTLTTVLGMIPLAFFPGSGAEMMQPIALTFVGGLCTGAFLTLFLSPVLYSILNARKEKHYEDPKTLNNQLLAFDDKYPNGRY; this comes from the coding sequence ATGAAACTTAGTGAATTTTCAGTTCGTCGTCCTGTCATGATGACGATGATCTACCTGCTCATCTGCATCATTGCAGCCTTGAGCGTCAAAAACCTGAAACAATCCCTCTTTCCTGATGTTGACATGCCAGTCATATCCGTATATGCGGATTGTACGAATGCAGGTCCGGATGAAATCGAAAGCCAAGTAGCAGAAGTATTGGAAGATGGCTTCAGCTCGCTCGAAAACCTCAAGAAAATGACAAGTTACTCTGAAAGTGACCGTTGTTTTATTGTTCTCGAATATAACTACGGTACTGACTTGGATGATGCTTCCAGCGATGTTTCTGATATCATCACCCGTGTGTCAGACAGTTTGCCTGATTGGTGTGCTACTCCGTCAGTGATGAAAATGGATATGTCCAGCAATACGGTTTTCATGCGGTTGGTCCTGAGTGGTGATGAAAACCAGAAAAAGTTGCTGGATTTGGCAGACAATACCATTTCACCTCTTATTTCAAGAATCAGTGGTGTTTCAGAAGTTGAAGTAAGAGGCGGTGACAGTGTCTATCATGTCGAACTTGACAAAAACAGAATGGAAGCTTTGGGCTTGTCCTATTCAGATGTAGTATCAGCACTGGATGACCAGAACCTTGAAGGTACCGGCGGTACTTTTACCCAAGGAACGCTGAATTACAATGTCAACATCAATACGCAGTATACCAGCGCAGATGAAATACTGAATACAATCGTTACGACATTGGATGGATATGCTGTCCGGGTAAAGGACATAGGTACTGTCACACTTAAAAAGGAAACCAGCTATAAAGAAAGTTATTTGGATGGTACTTCAGTCATCAGCCTCAGTGTATCAAATGACAGTGATAGCAATGAATCCACTGTAGCAAAGGCAGTAAAGGCAGCATTGCCTTCAATTCAGAAACAACTGCCGAAAGGCGTGAAACTGACGATTGAACGTGACGAAACAAAAATGATTTCCACTACGTTAAGTGAAGTATACCAAAATGCAATAGAAGGGATCCTCCTAGCAGGCCTTATTATATTCCTGTTTCTCAGAGGCTTCAAATCGACCTTTATCATTATGCTTTCCATGCCGATATCCCTATTGATTACGTTGATGTTCATGTATGCCTTTGATATTTCACTCAACATGATGAGTATGAGCGGACTGATATTGGGTATAGGCATGATAGTCGACTCGTCAATTGTTATCCTTGAAAATACCTACCGATACAGGGAATCCGGTATGCTCAGCGTAGAATCTGCAATATTGGGCAGCAACAACATGGGAAATGCCATAGTTGCCTCTACTTTGACAACCCTATGTGTATTCATCCCGCTTATCCTATACAAAACAAAGCTTGAAATGATCGGCATGATGTTCCAGGATCTGATCATTACCGTCTGTATCGCCTTGCTTGCTTCCTTGTTCGTGGCAATGACACTGGTACCAGCCCTTTCCGGCAGTATCCTGAAATTGCATACAAGGAAAGACAAGCCACTGAAAAGCAGGGTGCTGAGAACAATTGACAACGCACTGGCACGGTTTGAAGAAAAAATGACCAATGCCTATGCTACGGCTCTGAAATATTTTCTGCATCGGCGGTTGCTGCTTATCATCCTGTTGGTTCTGCTTACGTTATTCTCCCTGTCAAAGGTATCAAACATCGGGATGAGCCTGACACCAACGATGAATAGCGACGATGAGATTTCATTATCTCTGACTATGCCGTCAGGTACCAACAAGAAATACACGAAACAAGAACTTTTCGCAATACAGGAGAAAATCCAGGCTACATTGCCGAAAGACAGCTATACCGAGATTATGGCAGAAGTCGGTGCTTCCAATACCGGTTCACTCGATATTTCACTGCCGGATATTTCAAAGCAGAAATATAGCATACTTGACCTGAAATCAAAAATCAGGGCTTTGCTCAACGACAATCCGAATGCCACATGGACATTTGACTCAGGCAGAGGACCAACAAGCAATTCAGCCATAGATATCGCCATATCCAGCAAGGATATGGATGCCATACAGGAAACAATCGACAATATCAAGACAATACTTGCCGATCATGTTCCTACGGTCCAGAACATTGCAAGTGACTTGGATAACGGAGCTCCTAAGATTGAAGCTGAAGTAAACCTTGACCTTGCCAATGAACTTGGAGTAACTGCTGATGATATCTATACCGAACTGGAATTTGCCCTGGACGGCATAGAAGCAACAAGTTTGACTTCATTGGATCCGGATGACAGTTATGATTTCTATGTAACTTTGGACAGCGACAAGTTCACTTCTATCAGTGACCTGGAAAACTTGACAATACAGACTTCGGAAGGAGCTGTTACCCTCGGGACTTTCGTAACATTCAAGAAGACCACTGCACCGGCTTCCATTACCAGGGTTGATAAGGTCCGTGTCAACCATGTCACTGCCGATGCTGCCGATGGCTACAGTTCCAGCCAGGCATTGTCCAGCGTACAGACTGCCCTTGACAAATATCTGCTGTTACCAGATGGAGTAACATTGTCACAGGAAGGTGATATGGCAACATTTACTTCCTATGCCCCTACCTTGATACTGATTATATTGTTGGCTCTGTTCCTTGTCTTTGCCGTAATGGCAGCCCAGTTTGAATCATTGATTGATCCTTTCATTATCTTTGCAACCGTACCGCTGCTGCTTATCGGTGTCATTTGGATTCATATCTGGATGGGACAGGACTTCACGTTGTATTCAATAGTCGGTATCATTGCCCTCATAGGAGTTGTCGTCAACAATGGCATTGTCATGGTTGATACAATCAACCAGTTGGTAAGAAAAAAGATGCCGGTAAAGCAAGCCTGTATCACAGCAGCAAAGACTCGTCTGCGGCCAATACTTATGACGACACTTACTACTGTCCTC
- a CDS encoding efflux RND transporter periplasmic adaptor subunit, with protein MKEKNFDHIVTIILLAICVVLATVTIRNNLSNKTDAGKSGLTAQQNKNETATNVSVTKVAEGDFIKYTTIGADIIDESDETDLKSEYAGKVTKIYVKENDEIHKGDIICTLDNSTPGNQYKATDIKSVIDGKVEDVPIYVGETLSETSTTITVQPTPDLRVSAQLPEKYLSILKQGMEATFTTQAWPDDPIEATLTEIGDEVNTTNRTVTIKLKPKDSSKLLAGMFVSLKLITEEVDNCLTVPNDAISSYLDKNVVYIVKDNVATRQTVTTGSSNATVTVITEGLQAGDEVVTAGSVTDQTKVNIVK; from the coding sequence ATGAAAGAGAAAAACTTTGACCATATAGTCACGATCATTTTGCTGGCAATCTGCGTCGTGCTGGCGACAGTGACCATCAGAAACAATTTGTCAAACAAGACAGATGCTGGCAAATCCGGCCTTACAGCACAGCAGAATAAAAATGAAACTGCAACAAACGTTTCTGTGACCAAGGTAGCAGAAGGGGACTTCATAAAATACACGACTATCGGCGCTGATATCATAGATGAAAGTGATGAAACCGATCTCAAGAGTGAGTATGCCGGCAAGGTTACAAAGATTTATGTAAAGGAGAATGATGAAATCCACAAAGGAGATATCATCTGCACCTTGGATAATTCTACACCAGGCAATCAATATAAGGCCACAGATATCAAGTCGGTAATAGACGGAAAGGTCGAAGATGTACCAATCTATGTCGGAGAGACGCTCTCGGAAACCTCCACTACCATCACCGTACAGCCCACACCGGATCTGAGGGTCAGCGCTCAACTTCCTGAAAAGTATCTGTCAATATTGAAACAGGGTATGGAAGCAACCTTCACTACACAAGCCTGGCCAGATGATCCTATAGAAGCAACCCTTACAGAAATCGGAGATGAAGTCAACACGACCAATCGTACGGTAACCATAAAGCTCAAACCGAAAGACTCAAGTAAATTGCTCGCAGGTATGTTCGTTTCATTAAAACTTATTACAGAAGAAGTAGACAACTGCCTGACCGTTCCGAATGATGCCATTTCCAGTTATCTGGACAAGAACGTGGTATACATCGTCAAGGATAATGTAGCGACAAGGCAAACCGTCACAACAGGCTCTTCCAATGCAACAGTTACCGTCATTACTGAGGGTCTGCAGGCCGGAGACGAAGTAGTAACTGCGGGATCTGTCACGGATCAGACAAAAGTCAATATCGTCAAATGA